The Leptolyngbya sp. 'hensonii' sequence GGCATAGAACAGGGTAGCTCCCATGGCCACATCCGCAGCCGTGAACCTATCCCCCAGGAAAAAGGGCTGGTTCTGCAAGAGCTGATTCAGGGGAGGCAGGAGCCGGGGCATTTCCTTCTCACGGGTAGCTTCGACAAACATGGCTGACATCGTGGCATTGGCACAAAGTGCCCACTGGGAAATTAGGGCTCGGTCTTCCGGAGAGGTCAGAGTTTGATCGTATTTATCCGCCAGATAGATTAGGATGGCCCCCGATTCCCACAGTTTGAAGTCTCCATCCACGATCGCAGGCACCTTCCCCAGGGGATTGATCTCGGTGTAAGGGGGACGCAGATGCTCTCCGGCCTGCATATCCAGTTGGACAAATTCATAGGGTAGCTGAAGTTCTTCCAGGTACCATTTGACGATCGTCGCCCGACTGCGGGCACCACCGTAGAGTTTCAGCATGAACTAGCTTCTCCAGCTAAAGGTCATTGGTCACAAGTGTTACTGAGAAAATTGATTCCATCACGAATCACGTCTGGCAACAGCTCGATCACCAACGGTAGGTATAGCAAATTTCAGAGGAACCGCACAGATTGATGGGGCAATGAACCCGATCGGGTGAGCCCCATGACCAGTCCTCCTTCCTGGGTAACCCCAGCGCACTCATCACTGTAGAGGGTAGACTCAGGTGTCGGTTGGGTGAACCGAAGTGAACCCCAACACCAGTAAGGCCAATGCTCAATTCAAGCCCAACACTTCCTGAGACTTTTCAATGATTTCATCGGGGTCGAAGGGCTTGGTCATGTAAAGATCAGCACCCACGTTACTCCCGCGCTGCCGATCGAACTCCTGCCCTTTAGCCGTGAGCATAATGATATAGGTGTCTTTGATGCCAAATTCGTTCTTGACGGCGTTGCAAACGTCAAAGCCGTTCATTTTCGGCATCATCACATCCAAGAAGACCAACTGTGGCCTTTCTGCCTTGATGGTTTCAAGGGCTTCCTCGCCGTTGCTGGCCGTGAGCAATTCCACCCCTTCGTCTTCCAGATCTTCCAGGGTTTGCTCAATTAAGAGCCGAATGTGAGGCTCATCGTCCACGATCAGGATCTTCTTTGTCATTAACTCTGCCATCAGCTCTATTCTGGTATCTAATATAAGACTTCAAAAACCTCTACGGTCTTGCGTTTCCCCTTAACCGTCAAATCTCCACATTCTTTGAAGCTAAATAGGTGGCGGGTGGCATCGTAAACACTGCGGCTGACGAGAATTTGCCCCCCCTCTGCGATCGATTGCAGGCGAGAGGCAATATTCATCTCATCGCCGATCGCCGTGTAATCCATGTGCTGGGGAGAACCAATGTTACCGACCACGACTGGACCGCTACTGATCCCGATCCCGGTTCTGAAATTTTCCCGAATCCAGGTCGTTGGCACTTCCTGAATCCGTTTCTGCATGGCGATCGCAGCCCGGATGGCCTTTTCCTCACATTCCCTCAGGTGGGTCGGAGCCCCGAACAAAGCCACGATCATATCGCCAACAAATTTATTGACCGTCCCTTCATAGTCAAAAATGACCTCAACCATGTGGGTAAAGTATTCGTTCAAGTACCCAACGATTTGTTCTGGAGCCAGTTCTTCACACTTGGTGGTGAAGCTTCGGATATCGGAAAACAGCATCACAATATCGGATTTGACAGGTTCCAGGGAGATATCATCCTTGGCTTGCAGAATGGCCTCAACCACCTGGGAAGGAACGTAGCGTTCCAGGTTACTTTTAATCCGCTCTTCTTTCAGCTTATTGGCATGCAGCATTGCATTTTCGATGGCAGAAGCGGCCTGGGAAGCCAAGGCATTAAAGAGCTTTAAATCTGCAGCTGTGTAATTAACGGGTTCTACACTACTGAGATTGAGGACCCCCATCACCCGATCCTTGGTTTTCAGGGGTGCACAGATGAGGGAAGCAAACTGGTATTCACCAGGGATAACGCGATGGTCGGTGGAGACATCATTCACGATTTCCCCAATGCCCGATTGCAGAACCATCCCAATGATTCCCTTTCCAGGCACGATCGACAGCTTATGCTGATACTCTGCGCCAAAGGCGGCCAGGATTTCAAACTCTTGACGGTCCTGATTGAAAAAAACCACGGAACCACTGGTGCCACGAATGAGCCTTTGGGCCTCTTCTAGCACCAGATTGGCGACTGCCTGCAGGTCCAGGTTGGCGGTGATTTTTTCCGAAATGTCATAGAGCAGGGTAATTTCTTTGTACTTATCCAGAGTTTCCCGGGCCAGCATCTTCTGTTCTAGTTCCCGGATGGCCAGATGGATTAATAGGGAAGCAATGATGGCTGTGCCTGGATTGCCGAAAACCCAGCCCAGTACTTCCCCATTCAGTTCGATCGGATGCTTTTCAGATAAAGCATCGATACTATCGCCCCAAAGCAGCGTTCCATCGAGGTTTTGAATCGCGATTGGCCTGTCGAGCACTGCCACCAACTCACTCACCAGGGCTGCAACGTCCTTCCGCTTCACAAGTCTCTTGAGATTGATGGCAGTCATGGTTGTCCATCCTCATCCACAATCAGGCCCCCTGTGCTTGAACCACCCTGCATGGGCAGGATGCAATTTAAATAACCCATCTGTACTGTTCTTCGAGTTTGGGATCAGGGTTCCGGAAGAGAACAGGAAGCCTGTCCTGAAAATTCCGCATCAAGCCGACTGACTGCGGGCCTGTTTCACCATAGCAATTAAAGTGTGATGAGCGTCTTCCGAATCCTGCAGGGTGTGGTCAAAGGTAATACGCAGGGGAACTTCCCCGATCGAAGACTGGGTTACCAGATCCATACCCTGGGGGTCGATCGCCACCATCCGGGCTGCTGTTGCCTCTGTGCTCCCCCCAAAGACCTTGGCATAGAGCAGAATGGCCTCGGCGTGGTCTTCGTTCATGTGGGTACAGATGCGATCACTAATTTCTGGGGTAATTACATCAGCCATATTGATTCTGTTCTCTCGGGTGTTGTACTCAGGTTTTATTTGTCTCGTGGAACCAAAC is a genomic window containing:
- a CDS encoding glutathione S-transferase family protein, which gives rise to MLKLYGGARSRATIVKWYLEELQLPYEFVQLDMQAGEHLRPPYTEINPLGKVPAIVDGDFKLWESGAILIYLADKYDQTLTSPEDRALISQWALCANATMSAMFVEATREKEMPRLLPPLNQLLQNQPFFLGDRFTAADVAMGATLFYAILMLGINYEAYPAIADYIGRLKQRPAFQKIFGG
- a CDS encoding response regulator, coding for MTKKILIVDDEPHIRLLIEQTLEDLEDEGVELLTASNGEEALETIKAERPQLVFLDVMMPKMNGFDVCNAVKNEFGIKDTYIIMLTAKGQEFDRQRGSNVGADLYMTKPFDPDEIIEKSQEVLGLN
- a CDS encoding adenylate/guanylate cyclase domain-containing protein; this translates as MTAINLKRLVKRKDVAALVSELVAVLDRPIAIQNLDGTLLWGDSIDALSEKHPIELNGEVLGWVFGNPGTAIIASLLIHLAIRELEQKMLARETLDKYKEITLLYDISEKITANLDLQAVANLVLEEAQRLIRGTSGSVVFFNQDRQEFEILAAFGAEYQHKLSIVPGKGIIGMVLQSGIGEIVNDVSTDHRVIPGEYQFASLICAPLKTKDRVMGVLNLSSVEPVNYTAADLKLFNALASQAASAIENAMLHANKLKEERIKSNLERYVPSQVVEAILQAKDDISLEPVKSDIVMLFSDIRSFTTKCEELAPEQIVGYLNEYFTHMVEVIFDYEGTVNKFVGDMIVALFGAPTHLRECEEKAIRAAIAMQKRIQEVPTTWIRENFRTGIGISSGPVVVGNIGSPQHMDYTAIGDEMNIASRLQSIAEGGQILVSRSVYDATRHLFSFKECGDLTVKGKRKTVEVFEVLY
- a CDS encoding DUF2470 domain-containing protein — encoded protein: MADVITPEISDRICTHMNEDHAEAILLYAKVFGGSTEATAARMVAIDPQGMDLVTQSSIGEVPLRITFDHTLQDSEDAHHTLIAMVKQARSQSA